In Chitinophaga oryzae, the sequence CTGGAAGTGGACATCGCCCGGAAACGCATCTCCCTGTCTATGAAAGACCAGGAGAAAGGCCAGGGCGGCGGCGGACCGCGCAAAGAACGCCGTGATGACCGCCGGGAAGACCGTCGCGACGAACGCCGTGAAAGACCAGCCAAAGAAGCGCCGCTGAATGATTTTCAGGCGAAGCTGGCGGCGTTGAAGAATAAGTTTGATAAGTAGTCACGCCCAGGCGTCACACGCAAAGGCGTCTCGCAAAGGCACTAAGTGAGCAAAGAGCGCAAAGATTATATAAGCGAGCAAAGAAAAGAAAGGAGCGAAGATCAAATGTGGTCTTCGCTCCTTTGCTTTCTTATAATCTTATATAATAATCTTTGCACTCTTTGCACTCTTTGCACTCTTTGCTCACTTAGCACCTTTGCGAGACGCCTTTGCGTGTGACGCCTGGGCGTGCAACTACCGGTTCAGCCACTGCCTGAATTTCTTCGGGTAGGCCGTATCATTTTTTTCTGCGAAGATCATAACGTTTTTATGGAAGGAATAGGCAGCGTATACGATATCGCGGTTCATATCTACGGCGATGGCCGCTTCGTAGGGACCGGTGTTATCGGGCATACGGCCGTGGTTGAAGAGCGTGCTGTCTTCCACTTCGATGGGCGGGCATACCTTAAAGCGTTCCAGGAAGGTTTTACGGTTTTTCCCCAGGAGGCGGTTGAGCCGGGATTTCAGGGGTTCCTGTTCCAGCAGCCCTACTTCTTCCCCAAACTGTCCTTTATATTGTTCAAATTTCTTCCAGGAATCGACCCTGTCGGTCTGGATGGTATCTCCGTTGGCGATCATGGTATCTGTGGGGGGCACGGTAGTATCATCTGCCAGCATGACCGCCCTGATTTCCTGGGCAGGGCCGTTACAGGCCGTTGTGCAGATGCTGAACAGGAATATCGTTACAGGTAACAACTTAACGATCATGGTTAAATTTTTAGTCATCAATACAAACAGGTTGCCAAAGCCGCCGGGTACCACTCCCCTGCGCGTTGTCACATATGGGTCCAAACGTCCATACCAGGTTAACAATTCAAATAACAAAAAAGTTTAATGGTTTTTCAATCTGAATCCCTGTTGGTTATTTTCCTTTAAAGTCGGGTGTTCTTTTCTCCATGAAAGCTTGCATTCCTTCTTTCTGGTCGGCCGAAGCGAAGAGCAGGTAGAAGTTTTTCCTTTCGAAGTGCAGGCCTTCGTCGAGGGTGGTGTCAAAAGCTTTGAGAACGGCCTCTTTCGCCATCTTAACCGCCAGCGGGGCCATCGCCGCCACTTCGGCGGCCAGCCTGATTGCCTCCTGCAGGAATAGTTCCACCGGTACCACGCGGTTGATCAGGCCTGCCTGGTGGGCTTCCTGGGCTGTGATAAAACGGCCGGTCAGCACCATTTCCATTGCGAGGGCTTTACCTACTGCGCGGGTGAGGCGCTGGGTACCGCCGGCGCCGGGCATTACGCCCAGTTTGATTTCCGGTTGACCGAAGCGGGCTGTTTCACTGGCCACGATCATATCGCACAGCATCATCAGTTCGCAGCCACCGCCGAGGGCGAAGCCGCTTACAGCAGCGATAATGGGTTTCTTCGTTTTTTTGATGGTATCCCAGGTGCTGAACTGGTCGGTATTAAACATATCGATGGCCGATTTTTCAGCCATCTGCTTAATATCGGCGCCGGCAGCGAAGGCTTTTTCATTGCCACTGAGGACAATGGCCCTTACCTGGTCATCTGCGTCGAGGAGTTTCAGGGCATCCCGCAGTTCTCCCATCAGCTGGAGGTTCAGGGCATTCAGTTCCTTGGGTCTGTTTAACTGGATGTGGGCTACATAGGGCGCCACCTGTTGGTGTATGATAATAAATTCCGGTTGCATCACTCAATTTAAAGAAAAGTTATCAATAAACGGTCAGCGTCAGGAGCAGCACCAGTACAAACAGCGTTACGGCAATACAGAAATAGCCGGAGTACAGCAGTACCGCTTTCACCAGTGCTTTTCCAAGCGACTGCTGGTAGGCGTTTTTCAGTGCGAATGCCAGGTAAAAGAACGCGCCCCAATAGGCGAGATCCAGCGGTAATTCGTCATGCACAAAATAGCGTATTACCAGTCCCACGAAGAGGATGATAAACAAAAAAGAATGGAGGTGAATAGTGAAAATGGCATGGTCGGCATACACCAGTTTCCTTTTGCGGTGGCTCCATTTCACCATGAGGGCAAACAGCGGCATGAGGACGAACATGATTTTGGGAAGGTTATCGGCAAACAGTTCCTTGATCAGTTCCTTGGCGCTTTGTTTGTTTTCCCGCATTCTGGCCATACGGCGTTCTATGCTGGCTTCCAGTCCGGTGAGGCGTTTTTCCGGCGGCAGCGAAGCCTGTACGGAATCAAACTCCGCCACGCTTTTATACTGTGAGTTGATGTCTCCCACATTTATATCCGCCAGTTCCGACCGGATACCCGGTTTAGCGCCCTCTTTCCGGTGGCCCATGGTCAGTGTCAGGAAGAAGAAGAAAAATACAAACGATATAAAGATATATAGCTTGACAGGATTGACATACCGTACTCTTCTGCCGGCCCAGTATTCTTTGGTCAGGAACCCGGGGCGCAGGATGAGGTATTTGAGGGTGGTGAAGAACTGGGAATCGTAGTGAACGATATCCGCTACCACATGACCTGCGAGGTGGCCGAAACTTTCATGCTGTACCGTATTCTCCTGACCACAGTGAGGACAAAAACGTTCCGGCACTTCCGTACCACAGTTGAGACAGTTTTTTTCTGAGCGTAAAGGTTGTGTTTTCACGCGATGTAGATGGTTGTAAGTTAAAATTTAAACGGACAGTACTGCGAATATGAAACCCATGAAGACTATCATGGCGATAAATATGTAGCCGAAAAAAAGCAGGGCGCCTTTCAGGAACGCTTTCCCGAACCCCTGCTGGTAAGCGCTTTTCAGCGCAAACACCAGGTAGAAAAATCCGCCCCAGTAGGCCAGGTTCAGCGGTAGTTCGTCATGCACGAAGTAACGCAGGACCAGTCCCACAAAGAGGATGATAAACAAAAACGAGTGGATGTGAATCGTAAAGATGGCGTGGTCCGTATATACCAGTTGACGTTTGCGGTGGGTCCATTTGACCAGCAGTGCAAAGAGCGGCATCAGGAGGAACATGATTTTGGGCAGGTTGTGGGAGAACATCTCCGTAATGGCCTGATCTGCTGTTTTGCCGCCTTCCTTTAATGCAGCTACCCGGCGTTGCCAGCGGTATTCCACGCCTTTGAGGCGTTTCGACGGAGGGAGTGCCGCCTGCAGCGAGTCAAACTCGGCCACGCTGCCGTATTCCGTGTTCATTGCGCTGAGGTCAATGACGCCTTCTTTCACCGGCGCTTTTACCTTCTTTTCGGTATGTTTTTCCGGTGCATGGGTGAGGATGGCGAAAAACAGGAAGAAGACAAAGGAGATGAAAACGTACAGTTTGATGGGATTGACATATCGCACCCTTCTGCCGGCCCAGTACTCTTTACTCAGGAAGCCGGGGCGGATGACGAGGTATTTGAGCGTGGTCAGGAACTGGGAATCGTAATGGACGATGTCTGCCACGACATGACCTGCCAGGTGGCCGAAAGTTTCGTGTTGTACCGTATTTTCCTGACCGCAGTGCGTACAATAACGTTCCGGGACCTCCGTACCGCAGTTGAGACAGTTTTTCTCTGAGCGTAAGGGCTGTGTTTTCACGCGATTTAGATGGTTGTAATATGAAATCAGGGAACAAGATAATTAATAATCGTCATGTATCTTATACGGTTAAAAAATTTTAATATGAAAATTGCGTTTTACATTTGTCGTAATTGTCACCATTAAAAAAACTGCGATTATTACCTACATGAAGAAGACGATCCTCCTGGTATTGGGAATGCTGGCCGCGGGCAGCAAGGCATATACACAGTTTTATTTCCAGGACATCTACAATACGCAGCAGACCGTGGCTACCATGGCGTTGCTGAAAGAGAACAAGGTGAAGCTGCAGCGGGTGATGACGCTGGATGCCGCCACTATGGAGATAGACCGGGATTTCCGCTGTGAACGGAGCCTGAGTCCGACGTATCACCAGATGAAATCGCAGACGCAGTCTACCGCTACCGGTTATTCCGCCCTTACCTCCTCTTTTTCTTCCAGGGGTTTGCTGACGAAGACGGTGGACAGTTCCGCTGCCAGTATCACCACCACTTTCTACCGGTACGATGCGCAGGGCAGGCTGCAGTCTGTCAGCAGCAGCTCCGTTGCCCGGGAGAGCAGGATGCGGTTTGACGAGACGCGCAGTTACAGTTATGACAGCGCCGGCCGTCTGCTGCAGATGGTCCAGAAAAAAGGCATTGGCAGCGACTCCGCGCTGATCACCTTTAAGACAGACAGCGCCGGTCATGTGACCGAAGAGCTGGAGCAGCGCAAGGGCGCCCCTGCCAAACGTATCTTTTACAACTACGATAAAAACGGTCAGTTGACCGACGTATACCGCTATCAGCCTGCGAAGAAACGTATGCTGCCGGACTATATCTTTGAATATAATACCAGGGGGCAGGTGACCAGGATGACTACCGTCAACGCCCAAACGTCTTCCTATACCATCTGGGAGTACGAGTACCAGGATAATGGTCTCCCTTCCAAGGAAACCTGCTATGGCAAAGGGAAAGAACTGCTGGGCATGGTAAAATACAGCTATGAGCTGAACCCTTAGTTACAGTTAAAATTTATGGAATGCATAAATTCTTTTAGCTCAATGCCAAAAAAATTTTGCAGCTTCAAAAAGATTGCTATCTTTGCAGTCCCAACGAAAAAAGCCCTGTGCTAAACGTTGAAAAAGTTCTTATATTAGACAACCTGCGGAAGTAGCTCATTTGGTAGAGCACGACCTTGCCAAGGTCGGGGTGGCCGGTTCGAGCCCGGTCTTCCGCTCCAGGTTTTACACCTTGATACCCTGGTGGTGGAATTGGTAGACACGCGGGACTTAAAATCCCGTTCGCAGCAATGCGAGTGTGGGTTCAACTCCCATCTGGGGTACTTAAAACCGTTGCAACTATTTGAAAGACAGTAGATTAGCAACGGTTTTTTTATGCCCGAATTTTCGGGTTTTCTTAGCCAGTTGACATAGTTGTTATAATATTACCCTCTTGAGTAACAGACCAAAACTGCACCGCAGGCAAACGCTTTGCACGCTACGAGTTTTAACTCCAGTTCGTTTTTTAAAGGATTAAACGTTTGTTGTCCGTTACCTAATGCAGCCGGGTTTGCAAGCACATAATACTCATCGATTAAATCATGTTGTATTAATGATGATACAAATGAATCGCCACCATATACAATGATGTCTTTCCCATCTTTATTCTTCAGTGCTTTTATTGCCTCTGCTAAATTGCCATTTATAATGATTGTATTGTCCCACTTGCTATCCTTGAGCGTATTTGAAAAAATGGCATTGGGAATTTCTGCAAACCGTTTTCCAAGTTTATGCTCACTATCATTAGGATTACTTGCTACTTCGGTCCAGTATGGAATAAACCCTTCCCCGGTTTTTCTTCCATGGAGAATGCAGTCCACATTAGTGAGATTATCAATACTAAAGTCTGACATTCCACTATCCCATTTATTGTCAAGTAAAATGTTCATTTGTAATTTTAGCTTTCTCATTTCATTGGTTTTTACAAAAGTAAATAGGGGGTCTCACAATCCGGGTAGGCTAATGCGACATTTCACGCGCGATTTGCGACATGCAGTGTGATCGTTTTTTACTTGCCATTTATATGATCACTATAGGCGTTCTGCTATGGCGGGCTGTATTAATCCCGATAAATTCATTAGCAATGCAGCCGAAACTGCCAGGAGCAAGCTGTCCGGTTCTGAACAAAAAGTATCCAATTTTGGAGGATTTATTGTTAAAGGAAGCCGGAATAGAAATAATTCATTTCCTCATTAATGCCTGAACTGTTTAACAGTTCAGATGCGATGTCGTCCGGGTACTTCCTGTTAATGATATCACGTACCAGATTCGACAATTCACAGGACAATTGCTGACTTTGACCGAACAAGTTAAAAAAATGGTCTTCCCCCCACGTATTTTTTCCATGATAGACATAAATGTACAACGTTGGCCACACGACGGGGAATACGTATCCTTTTCGGGCCAGCTGCATAATAAAAGCATGGTCTTCACTTTTATCTATTGCAGGGTACTTCAACTCGTCGTTGATAATATCCCTTCGACACAAAACAGATCCTCCCCAGGTACCGGGAAATGACAGATAAGCTTCATGATGCACGGCATCGTAGAGCAACCAGTAGGCCAGTACGCATGCCGGCTTTCCATGCTTTTTCAGCATTCCAATCTGAATTTCCAGCCGCTGGTTGTGGTTCCAGTCGTCATCGTCCCACTGGCAGAAATATTCGCCATTTGAACACTGGATGGCATAATTCCTGAGTTCTCCCAGACTGAGGTTTTTTTTGGCATCTACCTGAAAGAAAAGCACGTTGGGGTCAGTGACCGTACCAATATATTCCTTCGTTAATATATCGGAACTTTGATAAACAACGATCATCTCTTTATTGGGGTAGGTTTGATGTTGAAAATTGACAACAGCATTCCGCAGAAAGTCAACTTTCCTGCTCGTGACGCATAAGGACGAAATAAGAGGAGTCATCACCAATGAATTCTAAGTTAACAAAATATAATGCTCCGATCAGACCAGT encodes:
- a CDS encoding enoyl-CoA hydratase-related protein, whose translation is MQPEFIIIHQQVAPYVAHIQLNRPKELNALNLQLMGELRDALKLLDADDQVRAIVLSGNEKAFAAGADIKQMAEKSAIDMFNTDQFSTWDTIKKTKKPIIAAVSGFALGGGCELMMLCDMIVASETARFGQPEIKLGVMPGAGGTQRLTRAVGKALAMEMVLTGRFITAQEAHQAGLINRVVPVELFLQEAIRLAAEVAAMAPLAVKMAKEAVLKAFDTTLDEGLHFERKNFYLLFASADQKEGMQAFMEKRTPDFKGK
- a CDS encoding DUF3667 domain-containing protein: MKTQPLRSEKNCLNCGTEVPERFCPHCGQENTVQHESFGHLAGHVVADIVHYDSQFFTTLKYLILRPGFLTKEYWAGRRVRYVNPVKLYIFISFVFFFFFLTLTMGHRKEGAKPGIRSELADINVGDINSQYKSVAEFDSVQASLPPEKRLTGLEASIERRMARMRENKQSAKELIKELFADNLPKIMFVLMPLFALMVKWSHRKRKLVYADHAIFTIHLHSFLFIILFVGLVIRYFVHDELPLDLAYWGAFFYLAFALKNAYQQSLGKALVKAVLLYSGYFCIAVTLFVLVLLLTLTVY
- a CDS encoding DUF3667 domain-containing protein, which produces MKTQPLRSEKNCLNCGTEVPERYCTHCGQENTVQHETFGHLAGHVVADIVHYDSQFLTTLKYLVIRPGFLSKEYWAGRRVRYVNPIKLYVFISFVFFLFFAILTHAPEKHTEKKVKAPVKEGVIDLSAMNTEYGSVAEFDSLQAALPPSKRLKGVEYRWQRRVAALKEGGKTADQAITEMFSHNLPKIMFLLMPLFALLVKWTHRKRQLVYTDHAIFTIHIHSFLFIILFVGLVLRYFVHDELPLNLAYWGGFFYLVFALKSAYQQGFGKAFLKGALLFFGYIFIAMIVFMGFIFAVLSV
- a CDS encoding RHS repeat domain-containing protein; the protein is MKKTILLVLGMLAAGSKAYTQFYFQDIYNTQQTVATMALLKENKVKLQRVMTLDAATMEIDRDFRCERSLSPTYHQMKSQTQSTATGYSALTSSFSSRGLLTKTVDSSAASITTTFYRYDAQGRLQSVSSSSVARESRMRFDETRSYSYDSAGRLLQMVQKKGIGSDSALITFKTDSAGHVTEELEQRKGAPAKRIFYNYDKNGQLTDVYRYQPAKKRMLPDYIFEYNTRGQVTRMTTVNAQTSSYTIWEYEYQDNGLPSKETCYGKGKELLGMVKYSYELNP
- a CDS encoding dihydrofolate reductase family protein; translation: MRKLKLQMNILLDNKWDSGMSDFSIDNLTNVDCILHGRKTGEGFIPYWTEVASNPNDSEHKLGKRFAEIPNAIFSNTLKDSKWDNTIIINGNLAEAIKALKNKDGKDIIVYGGDSFVSSLIQHDLIDEYYVLANPAALGNGQQTFNPLKNELELKLVACKAFACGAVLVCYSRG
- a CDS encoding glycosyltransferase family A protein, coding for MIVVYQSSDILTKEYIGTVTDPNVLFFQVDAKKNLSLGELRNYAIQCSNGEYFCQWDDDDWNHNQRLEIQIGMLKKHGKPACVLAYWLLYDAVHHEAYLSFPGTWGGSVLCRRDIINDELKYPAIDKSEDHAFIMQLARKGYVFPVVWPTLYIYVYHGKNTWGEDHFFNLFGQSQQLSCELSNLVRDIINRKYPDDIASELLNSSGINEEMNYFYSGFL